The nucleotide window CCTGGGGCGTCGGACGCGGCGCGCTCGACGCGGGCGAGCTGCTCCTCGTTGATCGCCAGGGGCTTCTCCACGAACACGTGCTTGCCCGCCTCGAGCGCGCGGACCGCCAGGTCGGCGTGCGAATCGTGGCGGGTGGCGATGAAGACCACGTGAACGTTCGGATCGGCGAAGACGAGGTCGGGGTCGGTGCCGATGCGATCGAATCCGAATCGACGCTGCGCCTGGAGTGCTGTGACTCCCTGCGTCGTCACCACGGTCCGCAGACGCACGTCCTTCCTCTTCTTCAGAATCGGCAGGAGAGTCGCGCGCGCGAACGATCCGGCACCGATGAAGCCGACGACGACCGGCTGACCTTTCGCCAACAGCACGCTGGACGCGGCCGGCCGCCGGGGTGATGTCGTGACCGAAGGGGCGGGGATCGCCACGGACTCGGTCGTCGCGGACGGATAAGACAGGACGATGCCGAGCGGATGCGCGTCACCATCGTCCGTGAGCATTCCGTAGGCCTGCGATGCCTCCTCGACACCGAAGCGGTGGGTCACGAGCGCCAGGGGATCGACCCTTCCCTCCTTGACCAACTGCAGGAACGCCTCGAGGTTGCGCGTCTCGGTCCAGCGGACGTACTCGATGGGATAGTCGAGCCCCTTCTCCTCGAAGGCCGGGTCGTAGCGACCCGGGCCGTACGACCTGGCGATGGTCAGCTCGAGTTCCTTCTGGTAGGCGACTTCGCGCGGCAGCCCGAACGGGACGAGGCCGACGGCCGTGACGCGTCCGCGCTCGCGGCACATGCCGGCGGCGGCGACCATCGGGGCATCGCTTGACGAGGCGGCGGTGACGATGACACCGTCCACCCCGACGCCCTCGGTCCAGGCGAGCGCGGCGGCCACCTGGTCGTCCTTAGTCCCCGCCGCCAATGCCTCGGCGCCCAGGTCGCGCGCCCGGCGCGCCAGGTCGGGCGAGAGATCGAACGCGATGACGCGCACTCCGGCGGCACGCAGGAGCTGGACCGTCAGGAGACCGAGCACGCCGAGGCCGATGACCGCGACCCGCTCGCCAAGAGCGGGACGCGCCTGCCGCACGCCGTGGAGCGCCACGGCGCCGAGCGTGGCGAATGCCGCCGCCTCGAGACCGACGTCCTGCGGCACGCGGGCGGACAGGTTCACCGGGACCGAGACCACCTCGGCGTGGCTGGCGTACCCTGCCCCCGCGCAGGCGACGCGGTCGCCGGGGTGGAAGAGACCCTCGACCCCTGTGCCGACGGCAACGACCGTGCCGGCGGAGGCGTAGCCGAGCGACCGCAGCTCGTCGAGCCGCGCCTGCACCTTCCTGTAGGCGGCCACGACACCTTCGCGCCGGACGGTATCGAGGACGCGACGCACGAGATCGGGCCGGGCCCTGGCCGTCGCCAGAAGTGAATCGCGGCCGATCTTGATCGCGTTTCTCTCCGTCCCCGGGGAGATCACCGAGTAGGCGTTGCGCACCAGGATCATTCCCGGACGCAGCGCCGGCTCCGGGAGATCGACGACGTCGATCGACCCGTGTCTCGGCTCCATGATCACCTGCTTCATGGCGCTGCTCCGAGCGCCGCCCTGTCGGCGCGGAGCCCCTGGTCGGCCGGATTCAGCGCCCGGGCCCGCTCGATGATCGGCGACGCCTCGGCCCTCCCGGTCGCGTCGAGGAGCGGCCATGCCGCGAGCAGGAGCCTGCCAACCTCGCCATAGGCTGTCGTGCTCATCGGCGCCAGGCCGAGCGAGGCGCGCAGTTCCGTCATCCATTCGGACTGGCAGCCGGAAGGCTCGTCGGCCGCGAGCGACGCGGCCGCGCAGCGGGCCATGGCCAGCCGCGCCAGCTGGAGGTGTGCGTCAGAGTCGAGCGGCTCACGCCGCAGCCCCTCTTGCAGCACCTCCATCGCCGCCACGATTCGCCTCTCGAGATAGCGACCGGTCTCGGTCGGCGGCTCCCGGTCCCCCGTGTGGACGCGCAGGAACGCCTCCAGATCCCCGATCGCCGGCCCGACCAGGAGTGTCGCCGATTGAAACGCGCGCTCACCCGGGCCGATTCCTCCCGCGACCGCGGGCACCGTCGCCGCGACCGCGGCGGCCACGAACAAAGCGACGGGCACGGCGCTCCACGAGGTCGATCGGACGCCGCTCTCCCCCGACACGGCGACGGCCAGCGCCGGCGTCCGCGCCCATCGCAGCGTGAGCCCCAGAAGAACCGCCAGCGTCAGTGCGTTGCTCGGGATCGCCAGGTTGAAGTCGGTCAGGGAGTGGATCGACAGGGCCGCGACCGCCGTCAGCGTGGCGTACCCGAGGTGCCCCTGGGTCTCCGGCCCCGCGGGCCGCCGCGCCACGGAAAGAATCACGTAGAGCCCCCCGGCCAGGACGATGAGGCACCCGACGGCGCCCGCCTCGGCGGCCAGCTCGAGGTAATCGCTGTGGGCGTGGTCCAGGAAGGTCCCCTCGCCGACGGTCCGGAACACAGGGAAGACGGATGGGAAGGTGCCGAGGCCGGCGCCGACAAGAGGAAAGGCGCGGGCCATCGCGGCGGTCTGGCGCCAGATCTCCCCGCGGCCGATGGCCCCCTTGAATTCATCGAGCACCAGGGCGAAGCGATCGAGGAGCGCCGACGCGGCCTCACCCTGGCTGAAGACGAGAAACGTAGCACCCGCGACAATCAAGGCCGCCGCCGCGTAGCCCCGCCCCTTCCCCCGCCCTCCGAGAAGCGACCCGACGCCGACGATAGCCAGCATCATGCTGGCGATCCCCATGCGGGAGCGCGAACAGACGAGCGCGGTCGCCATCGTCAAGGCGAGGATGAAGATGACCGCTGCGCCGAAGGCACGTCTCCCCCGCTCCTCCGCCCGGGCGCCGCGCAGCCGCGCGATCGCCGTGGCCGCGAGGGCGATCGTCAGCGGCAGGGTCATCTCGAGATAGCCGGCGTAGTGGTTCCGATTGATGAACGTGCCGGTCGCGTCCTCGGTGTAGCGCGTCTTGACGTACCCGAAGATGTGCTGATGCCCGCTGAAGTACTCCGCCAGCCCGTAGATCGCCTGGAACGCGCCGGCCCCCGCCAGGGTCCACAGGATCGCCCGCCGGGACGACTCGAAGGCCGCGAGGTCGACGGTCACGAGAAGAGCCGTGAGGCAGGCGATGAACCAGAAGATCGAGCGGCGCGTGACCCAGGGATAGAGCGACATGGGGCGCCAGTCCGCTCCGGGGCTCGACGACGCGACGGTCGTGCTCCCGGGGACGGCGGCAACGGCCGGCTTCGGCTCGTACCGATCGCGGAGCTCGAGCGCCTTGGGGGAGACGGCCGAGAGAAGACTGCGTGGCAGAGGGACCACCTGCGCGGCGCCGAAAAGGGCGAAGACAACACCGGCCACCAGGACCGGGTCCTTCCACGGCAAAAGGGTCAGACCGCGCCGCGCGCGCCAGAGGACCCAGAGAGCCCCCCCGAGCAGGCAGGCGGCCGCGAGAGCCGCGCGCGGCCAGGGTTGTACCGACCCGAACGGCAGAGGCGCCAGAGCCAGAAGGAGGAGGAACAGCCCCAGGAGCGCGCGCTCTGTGCGCATCGATCAGACCCGGATCGTCCGGTCGCGCCTCGGCTCCTGGGCGGCCGCGGGCGGCGCTTCCGGCTTCTCGTCGTCGCCGTAGTAGCGCTTGTAGGAGTAACCGTAGTAGTAGGGCTGGGAGGCGAGATCGGCCCGGTTCAGGATCGCGCCGACCGCGCGGGCCTTCACCTGCTGCAGCCGCCTGACGACGTGGGCCAGCGCGTCGCGCGAGGTGACGCCGGCGAGGACGACCAGCGCCACCGCGTCCATGCGGACCGACATGATGACGGGGTCGGCGACCGGCAGCACCGGCGGCGAGTCGTAGATGATGTGGTCGTATCCCTGCTCGAGGAACTCCTTCTGCACCTGGGCGAAGCGATCCGAGTCGAGCAGGTCGGCGGGGTTCGGCGGCATCGGGCCGCTCGGGATCAGATCGAGCCGCTCGACGGGGCTCTTGATCGGCTCGGGCCACACGACCTCCGAACCGCTCAGGTACGTGGACAGCCCGTGCGTGTTCTCGACGCGGAAGATCTTGTGGATGCGCGGCCGCCGCAGGTCGGCATCGACCAGCAGGACCCTTCTGCCGATCTGGGCCAGCGTGATCGCCAGGTTGATCGCCACCGCGGTCTTCCCTTCACCCGGATAGGCGCTGGTGATCAGGATCGTCCTCGGCGGTCCGCCCGCCTGCGAGACCAGGAGCGCCGTGCGGATCTCGCGGAACGCCTCCGAGATCTTCGATTTCGAGTCTTCGTGCGAGATCAGCTCGACGAGCTGCCCGCGGCTGTTCTCGCCCCCTTCAGACTTGACCACCCGCAGACCGATCCCCTCCTGACGCAGGGCCGGCACCAGGCCGATCGCCGGGATGCCGCCGGCCTGCAGGATCTCCTCCGGCGTCTTGACCGACTTGTCGAGGTACTCGAAGAAGAAGGCCAGGCCGACGCCCAGGCCCAGGCCGGTGACGAGGCTCAGCAGGATGTTCAGGAGGATCTTCGGCGACGACGGACGGTTCGGCACCTCGGCGACGTCGACGATCCGCACGTTGCCCGCCACCAGGTCGTTCAGGCCGGCGGACGAGGAGGTCTCGCTCTGACGCTTGACGAGCGCCTCGAGGGTGGTGCGCTGGTTGGCGATCTCAGCCTTCAAGTTGTTGTAGTCGATCTCCTTCAGGTTCGCCTCTTGTGACAGGTGTTTCTGCTCGTCCAGGGCGCTCTTCAGGAACTGCTCCTGGTTCTTCGCCGACCGGAACGCGCTTTCCGCCGCGCCGAGGACCTGGTCGTAGATCCCCTTGCGCTCGGTCTCCAGGCGCTCGGCGGTCTCTTCGATCTCGCGGCGAAGCCGCAGCATCGCGGGCCAGTCGGGCTTGAACTTCTGGGACAGGTCGGCCTGCTGCCGCATCAGCTCGGCGTATTTCGCCGCCATGTCCTGGATCAGACGGCTGTCGAGCACTTCGGGAAGGTCGCCCGGGCTCGCGTCGCGGAGGGCGGCGTAGCGCGCCTCCTTCGCGATCCTTTCGGCCTGCGCCCGGGTGTACGAGTCGCTCAGATCGTTGAGCTTCTTGAGGGCAATGTTCTGCTTGTCGCTGAGGGCGATGATCTGGTTGTCGCGGGCGTAGGCCTGGAGCTTCTTCTCCTTGACGTCG belongs to Candidatus Dormiibacterota bacterium and includes:
- a CDS encoding bi-domain-containing oxidoreductase; amino-acid sequence: MKQVIMEPRHGSIDVVDLPEPALRPGMILVRNAYSVISPGTERNAIKIGRDSLLATARARPDLVRRVLDTVRREGVVAAYRKVQARLDELRSLGYASAGTVVAVGTGVEGLFHPGDRVACAGAGYASHAEVVSVPVNLSARVPQDVGLEAAAFATLGAVALHGVRQARPALGERVAVIGLGVLGLLTVQLLRAAGVRVIAFDLSPDLARRARDLGAEALAAGTKDDQVAAALAWTEGVGVDGVIVTAASSSDAPMVAAAGMCRERGRVTAVGLVPFGLPREVAYQKELELTIARSYGPGRYDPAFEEKGLDYPIEYVRWTETRNLEAFLQLVKEGRVDPLALVTHRFGVEEASQAYGMLTDDGDAHPLGIVLSYPSATTESVAIPAPSVTTSPRRPAASSVLLAKGQPVVVGFIGAGSFARATLLPILKKRKDVRLRTVVTTQGVTALQAQRRFGFDRIGTDPDLVFADPNVHVVFIATRHDSHADLAVRALEAGKHVFVEKPLAINEEQLARVERAASDAPGILMVGFNRRYSPHARALREAFADRGPLMMTYRVNARPLPPGHWLNDPEIGGGRVIGEGCHFLDLLSYFTGDAEIVSVQTASLGQSRQTVEDTCILISFVDGSLGQVLYTTRGSPLQSKELVEIHGGSASAVLNDFRVCTISEGRSTRTINGSGKGHAEELRDLFDALREKGGEPGDLRGLFNVSRATFRMARAGRAF
- a CDS encoding polysaccharide biosynthesis tyrosine autokinase; its protein translation is MNQEKEIHLLDYWHVILKRRWVVYTSLAVVASVTTLGTFLQRPVYTATTRLQIEQNTPKILPFQDVMSSVPDFRNDFYQTQYGLIQSRRVAREAIDSLHLADIDEFRVGASRGAADGPAPEEQAEAKRIDKFLKKLAVTPVRNSRLVDIAFASYDRVLSAKVANRVADTYIAFNSQAQYNTTERATTSLTHQIANLQDEIDVKEKKLQAYARDNQIIALSDKQNIALKKLNDLSDSYTRAQAERIAKEARYAALRDASPGDLPEVLDSRLIQDMAAKYAELMRQQADLSQKFKPDWPAMLRLRREIEETAERLETERKGIYDQVLGAAESAFRSAKNQEQFLKSALDEQKHLSQEANLKEIDYNNLKAEIANQRTTLEALVKRQSETSSSAGLNDLVAGNVRIVDVAEVPNRPSSPKILLNILLSLVTGLGLGVGLAFFFEYLDKSVKTPEEILQAGGIPAIGLVPALRQEGIGLRVVKSEGGENSRGQLVELISHEDSKSKISEAFREIRTALLVSQAGGPPRTILITSAYPGEGKTAVAINLAITLAQIGRRVLLVDADLRRPRIHKIFRVENTHGLSTYLSGSEVVWPEPIKSPVERLDLIPSGPMPPNPADLLDSDRFAQVQKEFLEQGYDHIIYDSPPVLPVADPVIMSVRMDAVALVVLAGVTSRDALAHVVRRLQQVKARAVGAILNRADLASQPYYYGYSYKRYYGDDEKPEAPPAAAQEPRRDRTIRV
- a CDS encoding O-antigen ligase family protein, whose protein sequence is MRTERALLGLFLLLLALAPLPFGSVQPWPRAALAAACLLGGALWVLWRARRGLTLLPWKDPVLVAGVVFALFGAAQVVPLPRSLLSAVSPKALELRDRYEPKPAVAAVPGSTTVASSSPGADWRPMSLYPWVTRRSIFWFIACLTALLVTVDLAAFESSRRAILWTLAGAGAFQAIYGLAEYFSGHQHIFGYVKTRYTEDATGTFINRNHYAGYLEMTLPLTIALAATAIARLRGARAEERGRRAFGAAVIFILALTMATALVCSRSRMGIASMMLAIVGVGSLLGGRGKGRGYAAAALIVAGATFLVFSQGEAASALLDRFALVLDEFKGAIGRGEIWRQTAAMARAFPLVGAGLGTFPSVFPVFRTVGEGTFLDHAHSDYLELAAEAGAVGCLIVLAGGLYVILSVARRPAGPETQGHLGYATLTAVAALSIHSLTDFNLAIPSNALTLAVLLGLTLRWARTPALAVAVSGESGVRSTSWSAVPVALFVAAAVAATVPAVAGGIGPGERAFQSATLLVGPAIGDLEAFLRVHTGDREPPTETGRYLERRIVAAMEVLQEGLRREPLDSDAHLQLARLAMARCAAASLAADEPSGCQSEWMTELRASLGLAPMSTTAYGEVGRLLLAAWPLLDATGRAEASPIIERARALNPADQGLRADRAALGAAP